Proteins encoded together in one Pseudomonadota bacterium window:
- a CDS encoding N-acetylmuramoyl-L-alanine amidase: MTASYRLLLNSVFIVFEEGIAVKLHWTKSDAMRHKGQAMVILTALLALLTPGLAHGGEVEDVTLRGDKLTISFDGLVVDARSFTLRGPDRIAIDVRGATTRSKNFTAKGTVRSVRAAQFQPDTARIVLDLDVPAVISSGYFSSDGRQLHLSLARNGNAGASAAKLPNTQEFSPPIGFRAKPVRKPYSVTVALPASKSQVDLPDVLGPRDSSRPLVVIDAGHGGHDPGAISPHDGTYEKNVALTIALAIREQLLASGRFRVALTRDSDKYLVLSERFSIARRLGADLFISVHADAASNQGARGATVYTLSEVASDREAEKLAARENKADIIRGLDLAQTPKSVSPILIDLRQRETMNLSADFAKLLVREGSDRMRFRSEAHRFASFVVLKAPDVPSILLETGYLTNANDVRMLKSKEGQTQIAKSVASAVQVYFARQLAMR, from the coding sequence TTGACAGCTTCTTACAGGCTTTTGCTTAACAGCGTTTTCATCGTGTTCGAGGAAGGGATTGCGGTGAAATTACACTGGACCAAAAGCGATGCCATGCGCCATAAAGGTCAAGCCATGGTTATCCTGACTGCATTATTGGCATTACTAACTCCGGGGCTTGCACATGGCGGTGAGGTTGAGGATGTAACGCTACGCGGTGACAAGCTGACCATCAGCTTTGACGGTCTGGTGGTCGATGCCCGTAGTTTCACGCTGCGCGGCCCTGATCGTATTGCCATTGATGTACGCGGCGCGACGACACGGAGCAAAAACTTCACTGCCAAAGGTACAGTGCGCTCGGTTCGTGCAGCGCAGTTCCAGCCGGACACCGCACGTATCGTGCTCGATCTCGATGTACCAGCGGTAATCAGCTCAGGCTATTTTTCGTCGGATGGACGGCAGCTGCACCTGTCACTTGCACGCAATGGCAATGCGGGCGCTTCGGCTGCAAAACTGCCCAACACGCAAGAATTTTCACCACCAATCGGTTTTCGCGCCAAACCTGTGCGCAAGCCTTATAGCGTTACGGTCGCGTTGCCTGCATCCAAATCGCAAGTAGATCTACCTGATGTGCTTGGGCCCAGAGATAGCAGCCGTCCTTTAGTAGTTATCGATGCCGGTCACGGTGGCCATGATCCGGGGGCAATCAGCCCGCATGATGGCACATATGAAAAGAATGTCGCGCTTACAATTGCGCTTGCTATTCGAGAACAATTGCTTGCGTCGGGCCGCTTCAGAGTTGCGTTGACCCGGGATAGCGATAAATATCTCGTGCTTAGCGAGCGCTTCAGCATTGCGCGACGGCTGGGTGCAGACCTGTTTATCTCGGTTCATGCCGACGCTGCCAGCAATCAAGGGGCACGCGGCGCTACGGTCTATACTCTCTCAGAGGTTGCGTCTGACCGCGAAGCAGAGAAGCTGGCTGCGAGGGAGAACAAAGCAGACATCATACGCGGTCTTGATCTTGCTCAGACTCCGAAAAGTGTGAGCCCGATCCTTATTGATCTGCGCCAGCGTGAGACCATGAACCTGTCGGCAGATTTCGCCAAACTGCTGGTGCGGGAAGGCAGCGATCGGATGCGTTTCCGTTCAGAAGCACATCGCTTTGCATCTTTTGTTGTGCTCAAAGCTCCAGACGTGCCCTCTATCCTGCTCGAAACCGGTTATCTCACTAATGCCAACGATGTGCGCATGCTGAAGTCCAAAGAAGGTCAGACGCAGATTGCAAAGTCGGTCGCCAGTGCAGTGCAGGTCTATTTCGCACGCCAGCTGGCCATGCGCTGA